One genomic window of Cellulophaga sp. Hel_I_12 includes the following:
- a CDS encoding NAD kinase, with amino-acid sequence MKVAVYGQAYSDNALDYVLELLDELSSLAAEVYFEKEFYQVLQVSEKLKVYPLFTEAKGLDDTFDMLVSFGGDGTILRAVTYVKNLNIPIVGVNTGRLGFLSTFKKEDVRKVVKEFIAGAYTIVERSLVEVHTHPPTPEFNSLNFALNEVTVSRKDTTSMITVETYLNDDFLTSYWADGLIIATPTGSTGYSLSCGGPVIAPTVKSLILTPIAPHNLNARPLVISDDTEIRLRVSGREEFHLVSLDSRIATLENGTEILVKKASFTIKMIEYTSESFLKTLRNKLLWGEDKRN; translated from the coding sequence ATGAAAGTCGCTGTTTACGGACAAGCATATTCTGATAACGCCCTTGATTATGTACTGGAATTACTCGATGAATTAAGTAGCTTAGCTGCCGAAGTTTATTTTGAAAAAGAGTTTTATCAGGTACTGCAAGTATCAGAGAAATTAAAGGTCTACCCACTTTTTACGGAAGCCAAAGGTTTAGATGATACTTTTGATATGTTGGTTAGTTTTGGTGGTGACGGTACTATTCTAAGGGCTGTTACTTATGTAAAAAACTTAAACATTCCAATTGTAGGGGTAAATACAGGCAGGTTAGGTTTTTTATCAACATTTAAAAAAGAAGATGTACGTAAAGTAGTTAAAGAATTTATTGCTGGAGCTTATACTATCGTTGAGCGTAGCTTAGTTGAGGTACACACCCATCCGCCAACACCAGAATTCAACAGTTTAAATTTTGCGTTGAACGAAGTGACCGTAAGCAGAAAGGATACAACGTCTATGATTACAGTAGAAACCTATTTGAATGATGATTTTTTGACTTCATACTGGGCAGATGGTCTTATAATTGCAACACCAACCGGATCCACCGGATATTCTTTAAGTTGTGGAGGACCCGTCATTGCACCCACCGTAAAATCGTTAATATTAACACCTATAGCACCCCATAATTTAAACGCAAGACCTTTAGTGATTTCAGATGATACTGAAATTCGGTTGAGGGTTTCGGGTAGAGAGGAGTTTCATTTAGTTTCCTTAGATTCTAGGATAGCCACCTTAGAAAATGGAACAGAAATTTTAGTAAAAAAAGCAAGCTTTACCATTAAAATGATTGAATATACTTCGGAGAGTTTTTTAAAGACATTGCGTAATAAATTACTTTGGGGTGAAGATAAGCGCAATTAG
- a CDS encoding pyridoxine 5'-phosphate synthase — protein sequence MTKLSVNVNKIATLRNARGGNMPNLLQVSSDIERFGAQGITIHPRPDERHIKYNDARALKSIVTTEFNIEGNPNQKFIDLVLDINPTQVTLVPDAEDAITSSAGWDTIKHHDFLKDVIATFKAKGIRTSIFVAPKVAIIKNAAKIGADRIELYTESYAENFSKATNETEKHNAVSAFITAAKMATTVGLGINAGHDLSLDNIQYFKKNIPNLLEVSIGHALICESLYFGLENVVNMYLNKLK from the coding sequence ATGACAAAATTAAGCGTTAACGTAAATAAAATTGCCACACTTCGAAATGCAAGAGGTGGGAACATGCCAAATCTCTTACAAGTTTCTAGTGATATTGAACGTTTTGGTGCACAAGGCATTACTATACACCCAAGACCTGATGAAAGGCATATCAAGTATAACGATGCTCGTGCCCTAAAAAGTATTGTCACTACTGAATTTAATATAGAAGGGAATCCAAATCAAAAATTTATTGATTTAGTTTTAGACATAAACCCAACTCAAGTAACTCTCGTTCCAGATGCCGAAGATGCCATTACGTCTAGTGCAGGTTGGGATACGATAAAACACCATGACTTTCTAAAAGATGTGATTGCTACCTTTAAAGCAAAAGGTATTAGAACCTCTATTTTTGTAGCTCCTAAGGTTGCAATAATTAAAAATGCGGCTAAGATTGGTGCTGACAGGATTGAATTATATACTGAAAGTTATGCCGAAAACTTTAGTAAAGCAACCAATGAAACAGAAAAACATAATGCCGTGAGCGCCTTTATCACGGCAGCAAAAATGGCAACTACTGTTGGCTTAGGCATCAATGCCGGACATGATTTAAGTTTAGACAACATTCAATACTTTAAAAAAAATATTCCAAATTTATTAGAAGTGTCCATTGGCCATGCTTTAATCTGCGAATCCTTATATTTTGGACTAGAAAATGTCGTTAACATGTACCTAAATAAATTAAAATAA
- a CDS encoding alpha/beta fold hydrolase, with protein sequence MQLLHSQILGTGKPLLILHGFLGMSDNWKTLGNSYAENGFEVHLLDQRNHGKSFQSDIFNYDVLVEDVKNYMAHYNLENTILLGHSMGGKTAMQFACSYPEKIAKLLIADIAPKYYPPHHQSILNALNAIDVKSLDSRSDADDALKKHIKDFGIRQFLLKNLYWVEKGVLDFRFNLKVLSTKMEEVGENISSNATYEGPCLFLRGDRSEYITSEDQALIKRHFPKATIKTIEKAGHWLHAENPEQFFDFSYNFMNS encoded by the coding sequence ATGCAACTTTTACATTCTCAAATACTAGGAACAGGAAAACCTTTGCTCATTCTACATGGCTTTTTAGGCATGTCTGACAACTGGAAAACACTGGGAAACTCCTATGCAGAAAATGGTTTTGAAGTACACTTACTAGATCAACGAAACCACGGAAAAAGTTTTCAATCTGACATTTTTAATTATGATGTTCTAGTTGAAGATGTAAAAAACTACATGGCGCATTATAATTTAGAAAACACTATACTCTTAGGCCATTCTATGGGTGGTAAAACCGCGATGCAATTCGCCTGTAGCTATCCTGAAAAAATAGCTAAGTTGCTCATAGCGGATATTGCGCCAAAATACTATCCACCACATCATCAATCTATTCTTAATGCCTTAAATGCCATTGATGTAAAAAGTTTAGATTCCAGATCTGACGCTGATGATGCTTTAAAAAAACACATTAAAGATTTTGGAATTCGTCAATTTTTATTGAAAAACTTATATTGGGTTGAAAAAGGTGTTCTTGATTTCAGATTCAACTTGAAAGTGCTAAGTACAAAAATGGAAGAAGTCGGGGAAAACATAAGTTCAAATGCCACTTATGAAGGTCCTTGCTTATTTTTAAGAGGTGATCGATCAGAATATATTACATCAGAAGACCAGGCACTAATCAAAAGACATTTTCCGAAAGCCACTATTAAAACCATTGAAAAGGCAGGTCATTGGTTACATGCTGAAAATCCTGAACAATTTTTTGACTTTTCTTATAATTTTATGAACTCCTAA
- the tig gene encoding trigger factor: protein MNITKEQIDELNAVVKVAVTKDDYQDKVETILKDYRKQANIPGFRKGQVPMGLIKKQYGKAVLVDEVNKLIQDNLNKYLTEEKLDVLGNPLPKQRDNFNWDSDDFDFEFELGLAPSFEINLKAKKPIIHYTIVADDKMINEQIERIQKQYGKLINKNEVGAKDEVVGTFTNEAAEIENKATITLSELKDKKAITAFMGKKVGDTLSVNTKKLFKEDQDLARSMGIEIEVAKDLNVDVSFSIEEINEREPAALDQELFDKLFGPDVIKSKEELKAKIKEDSEQQFVQQTDQKLLNDVTEDFIDNTKFNLPANFLKKWIQLTGEKVLSDDEATAEYEKSEKGLRYQLIEGKIIQENNLQVQFDELKEFAKGFIKSQMAQFGQLNPAEEELDNIAARVLSNQDEVKRLSEQLMSQKLISLYKEKANLKTKEVTYENFVKEVYG from the coding sequence ATGAATATCACTAAAGAACAGATTGACGAATTAAATGCTGTTGTAAAAGTAGCCGTTACAAAAGACGATTACCAAGACAAGGTTGAAACTATTCTAAAAGATTATAGAAAACAAGCCAACATCCCTGGTTTTAGAAAGGGACAAGTACCTATGGGCCTTATCAAAAAGCAATATGGTAAAGCCGTATTGGTTGACGAGGTAAATAAGTTAATTCAAGACAACCTTAACAAATACCTTACAGAAGAGAAATTAGATGTTCTTGGAAATCCCTTACCAAAACAACGTGATAATTTTAACTGGGATTCAGATGATTTCGATTTTGAATTTGAACTAGGTTTAGCACCGTCTTTTGAAATTAATTTAAAAGCAAAAAAACCCATCATACATTATACAATAGTGGCTGATGATAAAATGATTAATGAACAAATTGAACGTATTCAAAAACAATACGGAAAATTGATCAATAAAAATGAAGTGGGCGCCAAAGATGAAGTTGTCGGAACCTTTACCAATGAAGCCGCTGAAATTGAAAATAAAGCAACCATCACCCTTAGTGAACTAAAAGACAAAAAAGCGATTACGGCCTTCATGGGCAAAAAAGTAGGCGATACCCTTAGTGTAAACACCAAAAAATTATTCAAAGAAGATCAAGATTTAGCACGATCTATGGGCATAGAAATCGAAGTTGCAAAAGATTTGAATGTTGATGTTTCATTTAGTATTGAGGAAATTAATGAAAGAGAGCCCGCTGCATTAGACCAGGAATTATTTGACAAACTATTTGGTCCTGATGTTATCAAATCTAAAGAAGAATTAAAAGCTAAGATTAAAGAAGATTCTGAACAACAATTTGTACAGCAAACCGATCAAAAGCTTTTAAATGATGTTACTGAAGACTTCATAGACAATACAAAGTTTAATTTACCCGCTAACTTTTTGAAAAAATGGATTCAACTTACTGGCGAGAAAGTACTTTCTGATGATGAAGCCACTGCCGAGTACGAAAAATCAGAAAAAGGATTGCGTTACCAACTTATCGAAGGTAAAATTATCCAAGAAAATAATCTTCAGGTGCAATTTGATGAATTGAAAGAATTCGCTAAAGGATTTATCAAATCTCAAATGGCACAATTTGGTCAATTAAATCCTGCTGAGGAAGAATTAGACAATATAGCGGCTAGAGTATTGTCGAACCAAGACGAAGTAAAAAGACTTTCTGAACAATTAATGAGTCAGAAATTAATAAGCCTTTATAAGGAAAAGGCCAATCTTAAGACAAAAGAAGTTACTTATGAAAACTTTGTTAAGGAAGTTTATGGGTAG
- a CDS encoding CBS domain-containing protein translates to MNLQSHIIRSIPIFKLTTSMEEIVRFFKDTTYSHVAVTENGKFLGVICENDLKELDVATNLEDFRHSLEAVFVHTETSWLDVLEAFSRNEANLLPVLNEDAVVQGYYELNTIVSVFIDTPFFSEPGGILVVAKGVKDYSFSEIAQIVETNNTKIIGAFITDNKNDLIQVTLKIGAENLNDVIQTFRRYNYSILFGNNDDQFLEDLKERSDYLDKYLNV, encoded by the coding sequence ATGAATTTACAATCACACATCATACGTAGCATTCCAATTTTTAAATTGACGACTTCAATGGAAGAAATTGTGCGCTTTTTTAAAGACACAACGTATTCCCATGTGGCCGTCACTGAAAATGGTAAATTTTTAGGGGTTATTTGCGAGAACGACCTTAAAGAGCTTGATGTAGCCACTAACTTAGAGGATTTTCGTCATTCATTAGAAGCTGTTTTTGTACATACAGAAACCTCTTGGCTCGATGTTTTAGAAGCTTTTTCTAGAAATGAGGCTAATCTACTTCCTGTTTTAAATGAAGATGCAGTCGTACAGGGTTATTATGAATTAAATACTATTGTTAGTGTCTTTATTGACACCCCATTTTTCTCTGAACCAGGGGGTATTTTGGTGGTGGCTAAAGGAGTGAAAGATTATTCGTTTAGTGAAATAGCTCAAATAGTAGAGACTAACAATACTAAAATTATAGGTGCCTTTATAACAGATAACAAAAATGATTTGATTCAAGTTACTTTAAAAATAGGAGCTGAGAATTTAAACGATGTTATCCAAACATTCAGACGGTACAACTATAGTATTCTTTTTGGAAATAATGATGATCAGTTTTTAGAGGATTTAAAAGAAAGATCAGATTATTTAGATAAATATTTAAACGTTTAG
- a CDS encoding phage holin family protein has protein sequence MKLILRILLTAISVVILSKILPHVSVDSYYTAIIVAIVLGLLNFIVKPILTILTLPITILTLGLFLLIINALMILLADRLIDGFMVDGLWWALLFSLCLSFLQSIFYSFLKE, from the coding sequence ATGAAACTTATATTACGAATTTTATTAACCGCCATTTCTGTCGTAATTCTATCAAAGATTTTACCTCACGTGTCTGTAGATAGTTACTACACGGCAATTATTGTGGCTATAGTTTTAGGTTTATTAAACTTTATTGTTAAACCCATACTAACCATTTTAACCTTACCCATAACCATACTCACCCTAGGGCTTTTTCTTTTGATCATCAATGCCCTAATGATTCTTCTGGCCGATCGTTTAATTGACGGATTTATGGTGGATGGCCTTTGGTGGGCCTTATTATTTAGCCTTTGTTTGTCATTTTTACAATCTATTTTTTACTCTTTTTTGAAAGAATGA
- a CDS encoding G-D-S-L family lipolytic protein: MKKFFALIAFSLLFISCSDDDIIEETSIAPVVYTSGTADFTTYVSVGNSLTAGYSDNALFREGQENSMPVMLASNFSLAGGGDFKVPFMADNLGGLTLGGAPLPGFGNRLFLSFTTGSPTPTAVSGAGTTEISTPLTGPFNNMGVPGAKSYHLGAPNYGDVQALPNANPYFIRMASSPTTTVLADVLSQNPTFFTLWIGNNDVLGYATSGGAGEDHNETGNLNPATYGSNDITHNTTFFGVYNGILQAMTASPTVSGGVVANIPDVTTIPYFKTVPHNPVPLDAATAALVNGAYAQYNGGIQQYLAGSAITPEEAALRTISFTASATNAVVIIDEDLTALPGLPNYRQATANDLLVLPSRTFIGTLADPTNPTSINGVAVPLADKWVLTPQEQASVAAAITGYNQTIATLASQYNLALVDANAYLTTVAASGITLQDGSRVTATYGTGGAFSLDGVHPSPRGYSLLSNLFIEQINAKYGSNLPGVNPLDFKGLYIN, from the coding sequence ATGAAAAAATTTTTCGCATTAATTGCCTTTAGCTTGTTATTTATCTCCTGCTCTGATGATGATATTATCGAAGAGACAAGTATAGCACCCGTAGTATATACAAGTGGTACTGCTGATTTTACAACCTATGTTTCTGTTGGTAACTCGCTAACGGCAGGTTATTCTGACAACGCCCTCTTTAGAGAAGGACAAGAAAATAGTATGCCTGTTATGTTGGCTAGCAACTTTAGTCTAGCCGGTGGTGGTGACTTTAAAGTTCCCTTTATGGCAGATAACTTAGGTGGATTAACCTTAGGAGGCGCCCCATTACCTGGTTTTGGAAATCGACTATTTCTTTCGTTCACTACAGGGTCACCCACCCCCACAGCAGTATCTGGCGCTGGAACTACTGAGATCTCTACTCCACTAACAGGTCCATTCAATAATATGGGTGTCCCTGGAGCAAAAAGTTATCACCTTGGCGCACCAAATTATGGTGATGTTCAAGCATTACCGAATGCAAATCCTTATTTTATTAGAATGGCCTCATCGCCAACAACAACCGTTTTAGCAGATGTACTCAGTCAAAACCCAACCTTCTTTACCCTATGGATTGGCAATAATGATGTTTTAGGCTATGCCACTTCTGGTGGCGCCGGTGAAGACCACAATGAAACAGGAAATTTAAATCCTGCAACCTATGGCAGTAATGATATTACGCACAACACAACCTTTTTTGGTGTTTACAATGGTATACTACAAGCCATGACCGCTAGCCCAACAGTTTCTGGCGGGGTAGTCGCAAATATTCCAGACGTTACTACCATACCCTATTTTAAGACCGTACCACACAATCCGGTTCCTTTAGATGCTGCAACAGCTGCCCTAGTAAATGGCGCCTATGCGCAATACAACGGTGGAATACAACAATATTTGGCTGGTTCCGCTATTACCCCCGAGGAAGCCGCCCTTAGAACTATTTCTTTTACTGCTAGTGCCACCAATGCAGTAGTCATTATCGATGAAGATTTAACAGCATTACCAGGACTGCCTAACTACAGACAAGCAACAGCAAATGATCTATTGGTATTGCCTTCAAGAACATTCATAGGAACTTTAGCAGATCCTACTAACCCAACAAGTATTAATGGTGTTGCCGTACCATTAGCTGACAAATGGGTTTTAACGCCTCAAGAGCAAGCTTCCGTAGCAGCGGCTATTACGGGATACAACCAAACTATAGCAACATTAGCTAGTCAGTATAATTTGGCGCTTGTAGATGCAAATGCCTACTTAACCACTGTTGCCGCGAGTGGCATTACGCTGCAAGATGGTAGTCGAGTTACCGCTACCTATGGAACAGGCGGTGCCTTTTCATTAGATGGTGTACACCCTTCGCCAAGAGGATATTCACTATTGTCGAACTTATTTATTGAACAGATCAATGCGAAGTACGGTTCAAATTTACCTGGAGTAAATCCACTAGATTTTAAAGGGCTTTATATTAACTAG